Proteins co-encoded in one Microcebus murinus isolate Inina chromosome 5, M.murinus_Inina_mat1.0, whole genome shotgun sequence genomic window:
- the BAG6 gene encoding large proline-rich protein BAG6 isoform X9 — protein MEPNDSTSTAVEEPDSLEVLVKTLDSQTRTFIVGAQMNVKEFKEHIAASVSIPSEKQRLIYQGRVLQDDKKLQEYNVGGKVIHLVERAPPQTQLPSGASSGTGSASATHGGGPSPGTRGPGASVHDRNANSYVMVGTFNLPSDGSAVDVHINMEQAPIQSEPRVRLVMAQHMIRDIQTLLSRMECRGAPQVQHSQLPPQMPTVAPEPVALSSQTSEPVESEVPPREPMEAEGVEERAPAQSPELTPSGSAPTGPAPASETNAPNHPSPAEYVEVLQELQRLESRLQPFLQRYYEVLGTAATTDYNNNHEGREEDQRLINLVGESLRLLGNTFVALSDLRCNLACAPPRHLHVVRPMSHYTTPMVLQQAAIPIQINVGTTVTMTGNGTRPPPNPNAEAPPPGPGQASSLAPSSTTVESSSEGASPPGPAPPPATSHPRVIRISHQSVEPVVMMHMNIQDSGTQPGGVPSAPTGPLGPPGHGQTLGSTLIQLPSLPPEFMHAVAHQITHQAMVAAVASAAAGQQVPGFPTAPTRVVIARPTPPQARPSHPGGPPVSGALQGTGLGTNASLAQMVSGLVGQLLMQPVLVAQGTPGMAPPPAPATASASAGTTNTATIAGPAPGGPAQPPPPQPSTADLQFSQLLGNLLGPAGPGTGGPGVPSPTITVAMPGVPAFLQGMTDFLQATQTAPPPPPPPPPPPPEQQTMPPPGSPSSGAGSPGGLGLESLPPEFYTSVVQGVLSSLLGSLGARAGSSESIAAFIQRLSGSSNIFEPGADGALGFFGALLSLLCQNFSMVDVVMLLHGHFQPLQRLQPQLRSFFHQHYLGGQEPTPSNIRMATHTLITGLEEYVRESFSLVQVQPGVDIIRTNLEFLQEQFNSIAAHVLHCTDSGFGARLLELCNQGLFECLALNLHCLGGQQMELAAVINGRIRRMSRGVNPSLVSWLTTMMGLRLQVVLEHMPVGPDAILRYVRRVGDPPQPLPEEPMEVQGAERTSPEPQRENASPAPGTTAEEAMSRGPPPPPEGGSRDDQDGASAETEPWAAAVPPEWVPIIQQDIQSQRKVKPQPPLSDAYLSGMPAKRRKTMQGEGPQLLLSEAVSRAAKAAGARPLTSPESLSRDLEAPEVQESYRHQLRSDIQKRLQEDPNYSPQRFPNAHRAFADDP, from the exons ATGGAGCCAAATGATAGTACGAGTACCGCTGTGGAGGAGCCTGATAGCTTGGAGGTGCTGGTGAAGACCCTGGACTCTCAAACTCGGACCTTTATTGTGGGGGCCCAG ATGAATGTAAAAGAGTTCAAGGAGCACATTGCTGCCTCTGTCAGTATCCCATCTGAGAAACAGCGGCTCATCTACCAGGGCCGAGTTCTGCAAGATGATAAGAAGCTCCAGGAATATA ATGTTGGGGGAAAGGTTATCCACCTGGTGGAACGGGCTCCTCCTCAAACTCAGCTCCCTTCTGGGGCATCTTCTGGGACAGGGTCTGCTTCAGCCACCCATGGTGGGGGACCCTCACCTGGTACTCGGGGGCCTGGGGCCTCTGTTCATGACCGGAATGCCAACAGCTATGTCATGGTTGGAACCTTCAATCTTCCT AGTGACGGCTCTGCTGTGGATGTTCACATCAACATGGAACAGGCCCCGATTCAG AGTGAGCCCCGGGTACGGCTGGTGATGGCTCAGCACATGATCAGAGATATACAGACCTTACTATCCCGGATGGAG TGTCGAGGGGCTCCCCAAGTGCAGCACAGTCAGCTACCCCCACAGATGCCGACTGTGGCCCCAGAGCCAGTAGCCTTGAGCTCTCAAACATCAGAACCAGTGGAAAGTGAAGTTCCTCCTCGGGAGCCCATGGAGGCAGAAGGAGTGGAAGAGCGCGCCCCAGCGCAGAGCCCGGAGCTCACCCCTTCTGGCTCAGCCCCAACAGGCCCAGCACCTGCCTCAGAGACAAATGCACCCAA CCATCCTTCCCCTGCGGAGTATGTCGAAGTGCTCCAAGAGCTGCAGCGGCTGGAGAGCCGTCTCCAGCCCTTCTTGCAGCGCTACTATGAGGTTCTGGGCACTGCTGCCACCACGGACTACAACAACAAT CATGAGGGCCGGGAGGAGGATCAGCGGTTGATCAACTTGGTGGGGGAGAGCCTGCGGCTGCTGGGCAACACCTTTGTGGCATTGTCTGACCTGCGCTGCAACCTGGCCTGTGCGCCTCCACGACACCTGCATGTGGTCCGGCCCATGTCTCACTACACCACCCCCATGGTGCTCCAGCAGGCAGCCATTCCCATCCAG ATCAATGTGGGGACCACTGTGACTATGACAGGGAATGGGACTCGGCCCCCCCCGAATCCCAATGCGGAGGCACCTCCCCCTGGTCCTGGGCAGGCCTCGTCCTTGGCTCCGTCTTCTACCACTGTCGAGTCCTCAAGTGAGGGGGCTTCCCCACCAGGGCCAGCTCCCCCGCCAGCCACCAGTCACCCAAGGGTCATCCGGATTTCCCATCAAAGTGTGGAACCCGTGGTCATGATGCACATGAACATTCAAG ATTCTGGCACACAGCCCGGTGGTGTTCCGAGTGCTCCCACTGGCCCCCTAGGACCCCCTGGTCATGGCCAGACCCTGG GCTCCACCCTCATCcagctgccctccctgccccctgagTTCATGCACGCCGTCGCCCACCAGATCACTCATCAGGCCATGGTGGCAGCTGTTGCCTCCGCGGCCGCAG GACAGCAAGTGCCAGGCTTCCCGACAGCTCCAACCCGAGTGGTGATTGCCCGGCCCACCCCTCCACAGGCTCGGCCTTCCCATCCTGGGGGCCCCCCAGTCTCTGGGGCTCTG CAGGGCACTGGGCTGGGCACCAATGCCTCGCTGGCCCAGATGGTGAGCGGCCTTGTGGGGCAGCTCCTTATGCAGCCTGTCCTCGTGG CTCAGGGGACCCCAGGAATGGctccacctccagcccctgccaCTGCTTCAGCCAGTGCTGGCACCACCAACACAGCCACCATagctggccctgccccaggggGACCTGCTCAGCCTCCACCCCCTCAACCTTCCACAGCTGATCTTCAGTTCTCTCAGCTCCTGGGGAACCTACTGGGGCCTGCAGGGCCAGGGACTGGAGGGCCTGGCGTGCCTTCTCCCACCATCACTGTGGCAATGCCTGGTGTCCCTGCCTTTCTCCAGGGCATGACTGACTTCTTGCAG GCAACACAGAcagcccctccaccccctccacctcctccacccccacccccagagcagCAGACCATGCCCCCACCAGGGTCCCCTTCCAGTGGTGCAGGGAGTCCTGGAGGTCTAGGCCTTGAGAGCCTGCCACCGGAGTTTTACACCTCAGTGGTGCAGGGTGTGCTCAGCTCCCTGCTGGGTTCCCTGGGGGCTCGGGCTGGCAGCAGTGAAAGTATCGCTGCCTTCATACAGCGCCTCAGTGGATCCAGCAACATCTTTGAGCCTGGAGCTGATGGGGCTCTCG GATTCTTTGGGGCCCTGCTCTCTCTTCTGTGCCAGAACTTCTCCATGGTGGATGTAGTGATGCTTCTCCATGGGCATTTCCAGCCACTGCAGCGGCTTCAGCCCCAGCTACGATCCTTCTTCCACCAGCACTATCTGGGTGGTCAGGAGCCCACACCCAGTAACATCCGG ATGGCAACCCACACATTGATCACGGGTCTAGAAGAATATGTGCGGGAAAGTTTT TCTTTGGTGCAGGTTCAGCCAGGTGTGGACATCATCCGGACAAATCTGGAATTTCTCCAGGAGCAGTTTAATAGCATCGCTGCTCATGTGTTACACTGCACAG ACAGTGGATTTGGGGCCCGGTTGCTGGAGTTGTGTAACCAGGGACTGTTTGAATGTCTGGCCCTGAACCTGCACTGCTTGGGGGGACAGCAGATGGAGCTTGCTGCTGTTATCAATGGCCGGATT CGTCGTATGTCTCGTGGGGTGAATCCCTCCTTGGTGAGCTGGCTGACCACTATGATGGGACTGAGGCTTCAGGTGGTACTggagcacatgcctgtaggccctgATGCCATCCTCAGATACGTTCGCAGGGTTGGTGATCCCCCCCAG CCACTTCCTGAGGAACCAATGGAAGTTCAGGGAGCAGAAAGAACTTCCCCTGAGCCTCAG CGGGAGAATGCTTCCCCAGCTCCCGGGACAACAGCAGAAGAGGCCATGTCCCGAGGTCCACCTCCGCCTCCTGAGGGAGGCTCCCGAGATGATCAGGATGGAGCTTCAGCTGAGACAGAACCTTGGGCAGCTGCAGTTCCCCCA GAATGGGTCCCTATTATCCAGCAGGACATTCAGAGCCAGCGGAAGGTGAAACCACAGCCCCCTTTGAGCGATGCCTACCTCAGTGGTATGCCTGCTAAAAGACGCAAG ACGATGCAGGGTGAGGgcccccagctgctcctctcAGAGGCCGTGAGCCGGGCAGCTAAGGCAGCCGGAGCTCGGCCCCTGACAAGCCCGGAGAGCCTGAGCCGGGACCTGGAGGCACCAGAGGTTCAGGAGAGCTACAGGCACCAG CTCCGGTCTGATATACAAAAACGACTGCAGGAAGACCCCAACTATAGCCCCCAGCGCTTCCCTAATGCCCACCGGGCCTTTGCTGATGATCCCTAG
- the BAG6 gene encoding large proline-rich protein BAG6 isoform X10 yields MEPNDSTSTAVEEPDSLEVLVKTLDSQTRTFIVGAQMNVKEFKEHIAASVSIPSEKQRLIYQGRVLQDDKKLQEYNVGGKVIHLVERAPPQTQLPSGASSGTGSASATHGGGPSPGTRGPGASVHDRNANSYVMVGTFNLPSDGSAVDVHINMEQAPIQSEPRVRLVMAQHMIRDIQTLLSRMECRGAPQVQHSQLPPQMPTVAPEPVALSSQTSEPVESEVPPREPMEAEGVEERAPAQSPELTPSGSAPTGPAPASETNAPNHPSPAEYVEVLQELQRLESRLQPFLQRYYEVLGTAATTDYNNNHEGREEDQRLINLVGESLRLLGNTFVALSDLRCNLACAPPRHLHVVRPMSHYTTPMVLQQAAIPIQINVGTTVTMTGNGTRPPPNPNAEAPPPGPGQASSLAPSSTTVESSSEGASPPGPAPPPATSHPRVIRISHQSVEPVVMMHMNIQDSGTQPGGVPSAPTGPLGPPGHGQTLGSTLIQLPSLPPEFMHAVAHQITHQAMVAAVASAAAGQQVPGFPTAPTRVVIARPTPPQARPSHPGGPPVSGALGTGLGTNASLAQMVSGLVGQLLMQPVLVAQGTPGMAPPPAPATASASAGTTNTATIAGPAPGGPAQPPPPQPSTADLQFSQLLGNLLGPAGPGTGGPGVPSPTITVAMPGVPAFLQGMTDFLQATQTAPPPPPPPPPPPPEQQTMPPPGSPSSGAGSPGGLGLESLPPEFYTSVVQGVLSSLLGSLGARAGSSESIAAFIQRLSGSSNIFEPGADGALGFFGALLSLLCQNFSMVDVVMLLHGHFQPLQRLQPQLRSFFHQHYLGGQEPTPSNIRMATHTLITGLEEYVRESFSLVQVQPGVDIIRTNLEFLQEQFNSIAAHVLHCTDSGFGARLLELCNQGLFECLALNLHCLGGQQMELAAVINGRIRRMSRGVNPSLVSWLTTMMGLRLQVVLEHMPVGPDAILRYVRRVGDPPQPLPEEPMEVQGAERTSPEPQRENASPAPGTTAEEAMSRGPPPPPEGGSRDDQDGASAETEPWAAAVPPEWVPIIQQDIQSQRKVKPQPPLSDAYLSGMPAKRRKTMQGEGPQLLLSEAVSRAAKAAGARPLTSPESLSRDLEAPEVQESYRHQLRSDIQKRLQEDPNYSPQRFPNAHRAFADDP; encoded by the exons ATGGAGCCAAATGATAGTACGAGTACCGCTGTGGAGGAGCCTGATAGCTTGGAGGTGCTGGTGAAGACCCTGGACTCTCAAACTCGGACCTTTATTGTGGGGGCCCAG ATGAATGTAAAAGAGTTCAAGGAGCACATTGCTGCCTCTGTCAGTATCCCATCTGAGAAACAGCGGCTCATCTACCAGGGCCGAGTTCTGCAAGATGATAAGAAGCTCCAGGAATATA ATGTTGGGGGAAAGGTTATCCACCTGGTGGAACGGGCTCCTCCTCAAACTCAGCTCCCTTCTGGGGCATCTTCTGGGACAGGGTCTGCTTCAGCCACCCATGGTGGGGGACCCTCACCTGGTACTCGGGGGCCTGGGGCCTCTGTTCATGACCGGAATGCCAACAGCTATGTCATGGTTGGAACCTTCAATCTTCCT AGTGACGGCTCTGCTGTGGATGTTCACATCAACATGGAACAGGCCCCGATTCAG AGTGAGCCCCGGGTACGGCTGGTGATGGCTCAGCACATGATCAGAGATATACAGACCTTACTATCCCGGATGGAG TGTCGAGGGGCTCCCCAAGTGCAGCACAGTCAGCTACCCCCACAGATGCCGACTGTGGCCCCAGAGCCAGTAGCCTTGAGCTCTCAAACATCAGAACCAGTGGAAAGTGAAGTTCCTCCTCGGGAGCCCATGGAGGCAGAAGGAGTGGAAGAGCGCGCCCCAGCGCAGAGCCCGGAGCTCACCCCTTCTGGCTCAGCCCCAACAGGCCCAGCACCTGCCTCAGAGACAAATGCACCCAA CCATCCTTCCCCTGCGGAGTATGTCGAAGTGCTCCAAGAGCTGCAGCGGCTGGAGAGCCGTCTCCAGCCCTTCTTGCAGCGCTACTATGAGGTTCTGGGCACTGCTGCCACCACGGACTACAACAACAAT CATGAGGGCCGGGAGGAGGATCAGCGGTTGATCAACTTGGTGGGGGAGAGCCTGCGGCTGCTGGGCAACACCTTTGTGGCATTGTCTGACCTGCGCTGCAACCTGGCCTGTGCGCCTCCACGACACCTGCATGTGGTCCGGCCCATGTCTCACTACACCACCCCCATGGTGCTCCAGCAGGCAGCCATTCCCATCCAG ATCAATGTGGGGACCACTGTGACTATGACAGGGAATGGGACTCGGCCCCCCCCGAATCCCAATGCGGAGGCACCTCCCCCTGGTCCTGGGCAGGCCTCGTCCTTGGCTCCGTCTTCTACCACTGTCGAGTCCTCAAGTGAGGGGGCTTCCCCACCAGGGCCAGCTCCCCCGCCAGCCACCAGTCACCCAAGGGTCATCCGGATTTCCCATCAAAGTGTGGAACCCGTGGTCATGATGCACATGAACATTCAAG ATTCTGGCACACAGCCCGGTGGTGTTCCGAGTGCTCCCACTGGCCCCCTAGGACCCCCTGGTCATGGCCAGACCCTGG GCTCCACCCTCATCcagctgccctccctgccccctgagTTCATGCACGCCGTCGCCCACCAGATCACTCATCAGGCCATGGTGGCAGCTGTTGCCTCCGCGGCCGCAG GACAGCAAGTGCCAGGCTTCCCGACAGCTCCAACCCGAGTGGTGATTGCCCGGCCCACCCCTCCACAGGCTCGGCCTTCCCATCCTGGGGGCCCCCCAGTCTCTGGGGCTCTG GGCACTGGGCTGGGCACCAATGCCTCGCTGGCCCAGATGGTGAGCGGCCTTGTGGGGCAGCTCCTTATGCAGCCTGTCCTCGTGG CTCAGGGGACCCCAGGAATGGctccacctccagcccctgccaCTGCTTCAGCCAGTGCTGGCACCACCAACACAGCCACCATagctggccctgccccaggggGACCTGCTCAGCCTCCACCCCCTCAACCTTCCACAGCTGATCTTCAGTTCTCTCAGCTCCTGGGGAACCTACTGGGGCCTGCAGGGCCAGGGACTGGAGGGCCTGGCGTGCCTTCTCCCACCATCACTGTGGCAATGCCTGGTGTCCCTGCCTTTCTCCAGGGCATGACTGACTTCTTGCAG GCAACACAGAcagcccctccaccccctccacctcctccacccccacccccagagcagCAGACCATGCCCCCACCAGGGTCCCCTTCCAGTGGTGCAGGGAGTCCTGGAGGTCTAGGCCTTGAGAGCCTGCCACCGGAGTTTTACACCTCAGTGGTGCAGGGTGTGCTCAGCTCCCTGCTGGGTTCCCTGGGGGCTCGGGCTGGCAGCAGTGAAAGTATCGCTGCCTTCATACAGCGCCTCAGTGGATCCAGCAACATCTTTGAGCCTGGAGCTGATGGGGCTCTCG GATTCTTTGGGGCCCTGCTCTCTCTTCTGTGCCAGAACTTCTCCATGGTGGATGTAGTGATGCTTCTCCATGGGCATTTCCAGCCACTGCAGCGGCTTCAGCCCCAGCTACGATCCTTCTTCCACCAGCACTATCTGGGTGGTCAGGAGCCCACACCCAGTAACATCCGG ATGGCAACCCACACATTGATCACGGGTCTAGAAGAATATGTGCGGGAAAGTTTT TCTTTGGTGCAGGTTCAGCCAGGTGTGGACATCATCCGGACAAATCTGGAATTTCTCCAGGAGCAGTTTAATAGCATCGCTGCTCATGTGTTACACTGCACAG ACAGTGGATTTGGGGCCCGGTTGCTGGAGTTGTGTAACCAGGGACTGTTTGAATGTCTGGCCCTGAACCTGCACTGCTTGGGGGGACAGCAGATGGAGCTTGCTGCTGTTATCAATGGCCGGATT CGTCGTATGTCTCGTGGGGTGAATCCCTCCTTGGTGAGCTGGCTGACCACTATGATGGGACTGAGGCTTCAGGTGGTACTggagcacatgcctgtaggccctgATGCCATCCTCAGATACGTTCGCAGGGTTGGTGATCCCCCCCAG CCACTTCCTGAGGAACCAATGGAAGTTCAGGGAGCAGAAAGAACTTCCCCTGAGCCTCAG CGGGAGAATGCTTCCCCAGCTCCCGGGACAACAGCAGAAGAGGCCATGTCCCGAGGTCCACCTCCGCCTCCTGAGGGAGGCTCCCGAGATGATCAGGATGGAGCTTCAGCTGAGACAGAACCTTGGGCAGCTGCAGTTCCCCCA GAATGGGTCCCTATTATCCAGCAGGACATTCAGAGCCAGCGGAAGGTGAAACCACAGCCCCCTTTGAGCGATGCCTACCTCAGTGGTATGCCTGCTAAAAGACGCAAG ACGATGCAGGGTGAGGgcccccagctgctcctctcAGAGGCCGTGAGCCGGGCAGCTAAGGCAGCCGGAGCTCGGCCCCTGACAAGCCCGGAGAGCCTGAGCCGGGACCTGGAGGCACCAGAGGTTCAGGAGAGCTACAGGCACCAG CTCCGGTCTGATATACAAAAACGACTGCAGGAAGACCCCAACTATAGCCCCCAGCGCTTCCCTAATGCCCACCGGGCCTTTGCTGATGATCCCTAG
- the BAG6 gene encoding large proline-rich protein BAG6 isoform X30, which produces MEPNDSTSTAVEEPDSLEVLVKTLDSQTRTFIVGAQMNVKEFKEHIAASVSIPSEKQRLIYQGRVLQDDKKLQEYNVGGKVIHLVERAPPQTQLPSGASSGTGSASATHGGGPSPGTRGPGASVHDRNANSYVMVGTFNLPSEPRVRLVMAQHMIRDIQTLLSRMECRGAPQVQHSQLPPQMPTVAPEPVALSSQTSEPVESEVPPREPMEAEGVEERAPAQSPELTPSGSAPTGPAPASETNAPNHPSPAEYVEVLQELQRLESRLQPFLQRYYEVLGTAATTDYNNNHEGREEDQRLINLVGESLRLLGNTFVALSDLRCNLACAPPRHLHVVRPMSHYTTPMVLQQAAIPIQINVGTTVTMTGNGTRPPPNPNAEAPPPGPGQASSLAPSSTTVESSSEGASPPGPAPPPATSHPRVIRISHQSVEPVVMMHMNIQDSGTQPGGVPSAPTGPLGPPGHGQTLGQQVPGFPTAPTRVVIARPTPPQARPSHPGGPPVSGALQGTGLGTNASLAQMVSGLVGQLLMQPVLVAQGTPGMAPPPAPATASASAGTTNTATIAGPAPGGPAQPPPPQPSTADLQFSQLLGNLLGPAGPGTGGPGVPSPTITVAMPGVPAFLQGMTDFLQATQTAPPPPPPPPPPPPEQQTMPPPGSPSSGAGSPGGLGLESLPPEFYTSVVQGVLSSLLGSLGARAGSSESIAAFIQRLSGSSNIFEPGADGALGFFGALLSLLCQNFSMVDVVMLLHGHFQPLQRLQPQLRSFFHQHYLGGQEPTPSNIRMATHTLITGLEEYVRESFSLVQVQPGVDIIRTNLEFLQEQFNSIAAHVLHCTDSGFGARLLELCNQGLFECLALNLHCLGGQQMELAAVINGRIRRMSRGVNPSLVSWLTTMMGLRLQVVLEHMPVGPDAILRYVRRVGDPPQPLPEEPMEVQGAERTSPEPQRENASPAPGTTAEEAMSRGPPPPPEGGSRDDQDGASAETEPWAAAVPPEWVPIIQQDIQSQRKVKPQPPLSDAYLSGMPAKRRKTMQGEGPQLLLSEAVSRAAKAAGARPLTSPESLSRDLEAPEVQESYRHQLRSDIQKRLQEDPNYSPQRFPNAHRAFADDP; this is translated from the exons ATGGAGCCAAATGATAGTACGAGTACCGCTGTGGAGGAGCCTGATAGCTTGGAGGTGCTGGTGAAGACCCTGGACTCTCAAACTCGGACCTTTATTGTGGGGGCCCAG ATGAATGTAAAAGAGTTCAAGGAGCACATTGCTGCCTCTGTCAGTATCCCATCTGAGAAACAGCGGCTCATCTACCAGGGCCGAGTTCTGCAAGATGATAAGAAGCTCCAGGAATATA ATGTTGGGGGAAAGGTTATCCACCTGGTGGAACGGGCTCCTCCTCAAACTCAGCTCCCTTCTGGGGCATCTTCTGGGACAGGGTCTGCTTCAGCCACCCATGGTGGGGGACCCTCACCTGGTACTCGGGGGCCTGGGGCCTCTGTTCATGACCGGAATGCCAACAGCTATGTCATGGTTGGAACCTTCAATCTTCCT AGTGAGCCCCGGGTACGGCTGGTGATGGCTCAGCACATGATCAGAGATATACAGACCTTACTATCCCGGATGGAG TGTCGAGGGGCTCCCCAAGTGCAGCACAGTCAGCTACCCCCACAGATGCCGACTGTGGCCCCAGAGCCAGTAGCCTTGAGCTCTCAAACATCAGAACCAGTGGAAAGTGAAGTTCCTCCTCGGGAGCCCATGGAGGCAGAAGGAGTGGAAGAGCGCGCCCCAGCGCAGAGCCCGGAGCTCACCCCTTCTGGCTCAGCCCCAACAGGCCCAGCACCTGCCTCAGAGACAAATGCACCCAA CCATCCTTCCCCTGCGGAGTATGTCGAAGTGCTCCAAGAGCTGCAGCGGCTGGAGAGCCGTCTCCAGCCCTTCTTGCAGCGCTACTATGAGGTTCTGGGCACTGCTGCCACCACGGACTACAACAACAAT CATGAGGGCCGGGAGGAGGATCAGCGGTTGATCAACTTGGTGGGGGAGAGCCTGCGGCTGCTGGGCAACACCTTTGTGGCATTGTCTGACCTGCGCTGCAACCTGGCCTGTGCGCCTCCACGACACCTGCATGTGGTCCGGCCCATGTCTCACTACACCACCCCCATGGTGCTCCAGCAGGCAGCCATTCCCATCCAG ATCAATGTGGGGACCACTGTGACTATGACAGGGAATGGGACTCGGCCCCCCCCGAATCCCAATGCGGAGGCACCTCCCCCTGGTCCTGGGCAGGCCTCGTCCTTGGCTCCGTCTTCTACCACTGTCGAGTCCTCAAGTGAGGGGGCTTCCCCACCAGGGCCAGCTCCCCCGCCAGCCACCAGTCACCCAAGGGTCATCCGGATTTCCCATCAAAGTGTGGAACCCGTGGTCATGATGCACATGAACATTCAAG ATTCTGGCACACAGCCCGGTGGTGTTCCGAGTGCTCCCACTGGCCCCCTAGGACCCCCTGGTCATGGCCAGACCCTGG GACAGCAAGTGCCAGGCTTCCCGACAGCTCCAACCCGAGTGGTGATTGCCCGGCCCACCCCTCCACAGGCTCGGCCTTCCCATCCTGGGGGCCCCCCAGTCTCTGGGGCTCTG CAGGGCACTGGGCTGGGCACCAATGCCTCGCTGGCCCAGATGGTGAGCGGCCTTGTGGGGCAGCTCCTTATGCAGCCTGTCCTCGTGG CTCAGGGGACCCCAGGAATGGctccacctccagcccctgccaCTGCTTCAGCCAGTGCTGGCACCACCAACACAGCCACCATagctggccctgccccaggggGACCTGCTCAGCCTCCACCCCCTCAACCTTCCACAGCTGATCTTCAGTTCTCTCAGCTCCTGGGGAACCTACTGGGGCCTGCAGGGCCAGGGACTGGAGGGCCTGGCGTGCCTTCTCCCACCATCACTGTGGCAATGCCTGGTGTCCCTGCCTTTCTCCAGGGCATGACTGACTTCTTGCAG GCAACACAGAcagcccctccaccccctccacctcctccacccccacccccagagcagCAGACCATGCCCCCACCAGGGTCCCCTTCCAGTGGTGCAGGGAGTCCTGGAGGTCTAGGCCTTGAGAGCCTGCCACCGGAGTTTTACACCTCAGTGGTGCAGGGTGTGCTCAGCTCCCTGCTGGGTTCCCTGGGGGCTCGGGCTGGCAGCAGTGAAAGTATCGCTGCCTTCATACAGCGCCTCAGTGGATCCAGCAACATCTTTGAGCCTGGAGCTGATGGGGCTCTCG GATTCTTTGGGGCCCTGCTCTCTCTTCTGTGCCAGAACTTCTCCATGGTGGATGTAGTGATGCTTCTCCATGGGCATTTCCAGCCACTGCAGCGGCTTCAGCCCCAGCTACGATCCTTCTTCCACCAGCACTATCTGGGTGGTCAGGAGCCCACACCCAGTAACATCCGG ATGGCAACCCACACATTGATCACGGGTCTAGAAGAATATGTGCGGGAAAGTTTT TCTTTGGTGCAGGTTCAGCCAGGTGTGGACATCATCCGGACAAATCTGGAATTTCTCCAGGAGCAGTTTAATAGCATCGCTGCTCATGTGTTACACTGCACAG ACAGTGGATTTGGGGCCCGGTTGCTGGAGTTGTGTAACCAGGGACTGTTTGAATGTCTGGCCCTGAACCTGCACTGCTTGGGGGGACAGCAGATGGAGCTTGCTGCTGTTATCAATGGCCGGATT CGTCGTATGTCTCGTGGGGTGAATCCCTCCTTGGTGAGCTGGCTGACCACTATGATGGGACTGAGGCTTCAGGTGGTACTggagcacatgcctgtaggccctgATGCCATCCTCAGATACGTTCGCAGGGTTGGTGATCCCCCCCAG CCACTTCCTGAGGAACCAATGGAAGTTCAGGGAGCAGAAAGAACTTCCCCTGAGCCTCAG CGGGAGAATGCTTCCCCAGCTCCCGGGACAACAGCAGAAGAGGCCATGTCCCGAGGTCCACCTCCGCCTCCTGAGGGAGGCTCCCGAGATGATCAGGATGGAGCTTCAGCTGAGACAGAACCTTGGGCAGCTGCAGTTCCCCCA GAATGGGTCCCTATTATCCAGCAGGACATTCAGAGCCAGCGGAAGGTGAAACCACAGCCCCCTTTGAGCGATGCCTACCTCAGTGGTATGCCTGCTAAAAGACGCAAG ACGATGCAGGGTGAGGgcccccagctgctcctctcAGAGGCCGTGAGCCGGGCAGCTAAGGCAGCCGGAGCTCGGCCCCTGACAAGCCCGGAGAGCCTGAGCCGGGACCTGGAGGCACCAGAGGTTCAGGAGAGCTACAGGCACCAG CTCCGGTCTGATATACAAAAACGACTGCAGGAAGACCCCAACTATAGCCCCCAGCGCTTCCCTAATGCCCACCGGGCCTTTGCTGATGATCCCTAG